From a region of the Geothrix sp. 21YS21S-2 genome:
- a CDS encoding MFS transporter gives MSDETEQVNRARGKFAAMAAAFFLGVFNDNYYKQAVLILAVAAGRISLQGVAIFVFTFPYLLFAAPAGWASDRFAKRTVVITAKAVELAAMLVGAAGIATGNWWLIMVMLGTMGTQAAFMSPAINGSIPELYPGDYVTRANGLLRMVVTVGILVGIAAAGFTLDVTGAGFHGIDRGRLLVGAGVILVALGGLAVSFKVASYPAADPRAPFPWLGPLATLRDLAGIRKDRLLAFTVGASVFIWFSGSLQVLLINPLGIQELGLSKSLTSALIVSQLAGIAAGGILSPRWAKGEDWHRVLAPAGAGMGLSMMALPALRLLPAPFVVPAVFVAVALVGLFGGIFLIPVESFIQRRPEASRRGAVLASANFAVFGGIMLSGPLSNLLNAHWAPTTGMCVVGCLALVLSAGMRVLLRSAQWA, from the coding sequence TTGAGCGATGAGACCGAGCAGGTCAACCGTGCCCGGGGGAAGTTCGCAGCCATGGCCGCGGCCTTCTTCCTGGGCGTCTTCAACGACAACTACTACAAGCAGGCGGTGCTCATCCTCGCGGTGGCGGCGGGGCGGATCAGCCTGCAGGGGGTGGCCATCTTCGTGTTCACCTTCCCCTACCTGCTCTTTGCGGCCCCGGCGGGCTGGGCCTCGGATCGCTTCGCCAAGCGCACCGTCGTCATCACGGCCAAGGCCGTGGAACTGGCCGCCATGCTGGTGGGGGCCGCGGGCATCGCCACGGGCAACTGGTGGCTCATCATGGTCATGCTCGGCACCATGGGCACCCAGGCGGCGTTCATGAGCCCGGCCATCAACGGCTCCATCCCCGAGCTCTACCCCGGGGACTACGTGACCCGGGCCAACGGCCTGCTCCGCATGGTGGTCACGGTGGGGATCCTCGTGGGCATCGCGGCGGCGGGCTTCACGCTGGACGTGACCGGGGCAGGCTTCCACGGCATCGACCGCGGGCGGCTCCTGGTGGGCGCCGGCGTGATCCTGGTGGCTCTCGGCGGGCTCGCGGTCAGCTTCAAGGTCGCCTCCTATCCCGCGGCCGACCCGCGCGCCCCCTTCCCGTGGCTGGGCCCCCTGGCCACCCTGCGCGACCTCGCGGGCATCCGGAAGGACCGCCTCCTGGCGTTCACCGTGGGGGCCTCGGTGTTCATCTGGTTCTCGGGCTCCCTGCAGGTGCTCCTCATCAACCCGCTGGGCATCCAGGAACTGGGCCTCAGCAAGTCCCTGACCAGCGCCCTCATCGTCAGCCAGCTGGCCGGCATCGCCGCCGGCGGCATCCTCAGCCCCCGGTGGGCCAAGGGCGAGGACTGGCACCGGGTGCTGGCGCCCGCGGGGGCCGGGATGGGCCTTTCGATGATGGCGCTGCCCGCCCTGCGCCTGCTGCCCGCGCCCTTCGTGGTCCCTGCGGTCTTCGTGGCGGTGGCCCTGGTGGGGCTGTTCGGCGGCATCTTCCTGATCCCCGTGGAGAGCTTCATCCAGCGGCGGCCCGAAGCCTCCCGCCGGGGCGCGGTCCTGGCCTCGGCCAATTTCGCCGTGTTCGGCGGAATCATGCTGAGCGGCCCGCTTTCGAACCTCCTCAACGCCCATTGGGCCCCCACCACGGGCATGTGCGTCGTGGGGTGCCTCGCCCTGGTGCTAAGCGCGGGCATGCGGGTCCTGCTCCGGAGTGCGCAATGGGCGTGA
- a CDS encoding protein kinase, translating to MALAHLLIVDGESFRTPDLSAVMRNEGWDVVWVQGAASGFQGAASTPPDVVLFDPQAIGGEGLTLLRDLQLRKPGIALVALGGTEADVAWALKAGLDVTALHRMGRETSLQVWPATLRSCLGGFGPGAQKFTTEDLFADILTDLDEVPPEQPRAVTPPLPKDFTLGGVPSISSFFEGSEVDIKATGPLPQVPENWPPPAPPEPPAPLDESMEEFGNYYLLEKVAVGGMAELFKARQRGVHDFEKIVAIKRILPHLSDNDEFVRMFIDEAKLAAQLTHPNICQIFDLGKAMGFYYIAMEFVDGRDLRSLLRKVREYRLPVPEPIAAAVTMKVASALDYAHRKRGINDKELKLVHRDISPQNILISYEGAVKLVDFGIAKAATKSTQTMAGALKGKLLYMSPEQALGGALDGRSDIYSLGLVLFELLTGERCFQADSELGVLEKVRMGKVQEVRSVNPAVTPEMAAIVNKALNRDVDHRYVSARFLERDLKNLLVKTSSEPTEHDVAEYVNMVLKGSRSELEELLQHRYPVLQPASPVPPPPRPPQPLPVQPQPQRVRPPEPMPMPPAPMAHAQQPLWLIPVLIAVIAGVAWVAYRIFN from the coding sequence ATGGCCCTGGCTCACCTGCTCATCGTGGACGGCGAATCCTTCCGGACCCCCGACCTGTCGGCGGTCATGCGGAACGAAGGCTGGGACGTCGTCTGGGTGCAGGGGGCCGCCAGCGGCTTCCAGGGCGCGGCCTCCACCCCCCCGGACGTGGTCCTGTTCGATCCCCAGGCCATCGGCGGGGAGGGCCTGACCCTGCTCCGGGACCTCCAGCTCCGCAAGCCCGGCATCGCCCTCGTGGCCCTCGGGGGCACGGAGGCCGACGTGGCGTGGGCCCTGAAGGCGGGCCTGGACGTCACCGCCCTGCATCGCATGGGACGGGAGACCTCCCTCCAGGTCTGGCCCGCGACCCTGCGCTCCTGCCTCGGGGGCTTCGGCCCCGGGGCCCAGAAGTTCACCACCGAGGACCTCTTCGCCGACATCCTGACCGACCTCGACGAGGTGCCCCCGGAACAGCCCAGGGCCGTCACCCCCCCGCTGCCCAAGGATTTCACGCTCGGCGGCGTCCCGAGCATCTCCAGCTTCTTCGAGGGCTCCGAGGTCGACATCAAGGCCACCGGCCCGCTGCCCCAGGTCCCCGAGAACTGGCCGCCGCCGGCCCCGCCCGAACCGCCGGCCCCCCTGGACGAGAGCATGGAGGAGTTCGGGAACTACTACCTCCTGGAGAAGGTGGCCGTGGGCGGCATGGCCGAGCTCTTCAAGGCCCGGCAGCGCGGCGTGCACGACTTCGAGAAGATCGTGGCCATCAAGCGCATCCTCCCCCACCTCTCGGACAACGACGAGTTCGTGCGGATGTTCATCGACGAGGCCAAGCTCGCCGCCCAGCTCACGCACCCCAACATCTGCCAGATCTTCGACCTGGGCAAGGCCATGGGGTTCTACTACATCGCCATGGAGTTCGTGGACGGCCGGGACCTGCGCAGCCTGCTGCGCAAGGTGCGGGAGTACCGCCTGCCGGTGCCCGAGCCCATCGCCGCCGCCGTCACCATGAAGGTGGCCAGCGCCCTGGACTACGCGCACCGCAAGCGCGGCATCAACGACAAGGAGCTCAAGCTCGTCCACCGGGACATCAGCCCCCAGAACATCCTCATCTCCTACGAGGGCGCGGTGAAGCTGGTGGACTTCGGCATCGCCAAGGCCGCCACCAAGAGCACCCAGACCATGGCGGGAGCCCTCAAGGGCAAGCTGCTCTACATGAGCCCCGAACAGGCCCTGGGCGGGGCCCTGGACGGCCGGTCCGACATCTACTCCCTCGGCCTGGTGCTCTTCGAGCTCCTGACCGGGGAGCGCTGCTTCCAGGCCGACAGCGAGCTGGGGGTCCTCGAGAAGGTCCGCATGGGCAAGGTCCAGGAGGTGCGTTCCGTCAACCCGGCCGTGACCCCGGAGATGGCCGCCATCGTGAACAAGGCCCTGAACCGCGACGTCGACCACCGCTACGTTTCGGCCCGGTTCCTGGAACGGGACCTCAAGAACCTCCTGGTGAAGACCAGCAGCGAGCCCACGGAGCACGACGTCGCCGAGTACGTGAACATGGTCCTGAAGGGGTCCCGGTCCGAGCTGGAGGAACTCCTGCAGCACCGCTACCCGGTCCTTCAGCCGGCTTCCCCCGTGCCGCCGCCCCCGCGCCCGCCGCAGCCGCTGCCGGTCCAGCCGCAGCCCCAGCGGGTGCGCCCCCCCGAGCCCATGCCCATGCCGCCGGCTCCCATGGCCCACGCCCAGCAGCCGCTGTGGCTCATCCCCGTCCTCATCGCGGTGATCGCCGGTGTGGCCTGGGTGGCGTACCGGATATTCAACTAA
- the rpsU gene encoding 30S ribosomal protein S21 gives MPLVKIKEDETFENALRRFKRKCEKSGILSELKKRQHYEKPSAKRKRKMLAARKKTLKRLAQERRLMG, from the coding sequence ATGCCACTGGTCAAAATCAAGGAAGATGAAACTTTCGAGAACGCGCTTCGCCGCTTCAAGCGGAAGTGCGAGAAGTCTGGAATTCTCAGCGAGCTGAAGAAGCGTCAGCACTACGAGAAGCCCAGCGCCAAGCGCAAGCGGAAGATGCTCGCCGCACGCAAGAAGACGCTGAAGCGCCTCGCCCAGGAGCGGAGGCTGATGGGCTGA